From Candidatus Neomarinimicrobiota bacterium, the proteins below share one genomic window:
- a CDS encoding hypothetical protein (frameshifted, insertion/deletion at around 417540;~possible pseudo due to internal stop codon), whose translation MENSNPILELYTRITFSAAHSYRDKDKSPEENRRKYGKYSRVHGHNYEVTLGLRGPVDMQSGMIINFFEVEQILKEKIISILHISHLEEDIPWFREHLPTTENISLFVYHQLKRAFPPSVTLISVEVRETPDLGAKISNE comes from the coding sequence GTGGAGAATAGCAATCCTATCCTCGAACTATATACCCGCATCACCTTTTCCGCCGCCCACAGCTACCGGGACAAAGACAAATCCCCGGAAGAAAACCGTCGGAAATACGGAAAATACAGCCGTGTCCACGGACATAATTACGAAGTAACCCTGGGATTGCGCGGACCTGTAGATATGCAAAGCGGAATGATAATCAATTTTTTCGAGGTGGAACAAATCCTCAAAGAGAAAATCATATCCATTCTGCATATATCCCATCTGGAAGAAGATATCCCCTGGTTCAGGGAGCATCTTCCCACAACCGAGAACATTTCCTTGTTTGTATATCATCAACTCAAGCGTGCCTTTCCCCCGTCTGTGACGCTGATATCGGTGGAAGTCCGCGAAACCCCTGATTTAGGAGCAAAGATAAGCAATGAGTAA
- a CDS encoding Gfo/Idh/MocA family oxidoreductase translates to MMKELKWGILGTGRMAEIFTSELMKLPDAHVVAVGSRIQRKAEAFGKQFHIPERFGSYSDLVNHSSADIIYVATPHPFHKDNTILALEAGKHVLCEKPFAIHAGEAEAMIRVARSRGLFLMDALWIRFTPLMQWLKESLGKGILGNLGIFSGAFGYAMDFDPQSRVFNPHLGGGALLDVGIYPLSTSVWIMGNPVETAALATLGRSGIDERTGIVMKTADEKLSVLYTSVINQTPYDFTVMGEKGVVTVHGPWWHQDSLTIHPGTEKPVVKHFAFENRGYGYMASHVMTCIRNGKTESPVVPHTETLTIMKVMDQIRQQIGLKYPGEA, encoded by the coding sequence ATGATGAAGGAACTAAAATGGGGAATTCTCGGTACAGGACGCATGGCAGAAATTTTTACGAGTGAATTAATGAAATTGCCAGACGCACATGTTGTGGCTGTCGGTTCCCGCATTCAAAGAAAAGCAGAAGCTTTTGGAAAACAGTTTCATATTCCTGAACGCTTCGGCAGTTATTCGGACCTGGTGAATCATTCTTCTGCAGATATCATTTATGTAGCAACTCCCCATCCTTTTCACAAAGACAATACGATCCTTGCATTGGAGGCCGGTAAGCATGTATTATGTGAAAAACCCTTTGCTATCCATGCCGGGGAAGCTGAAGCAATGATCAGAGTTGCCCGATCCCGGGGATTGTTTCTCATGGATGCTTTGTGGATCCGCTTTACACCTCTGATGCAATGGCTGAAAGAGTCACTTGGAAAGGGTATTTTGGGAAACCTGGGTATTTTTTCCGGTGCCTTCGGATATGCCATGGATTTTGATCCCCAAAGCCGGGTGTTTAATCCCCATTTGGGTGGTGGCGCATTGCTGGATGTGGGCATTTATCCTCTGTCAACCAGTGTTTGGATCATGGGAAATCCCGTTGAAACAGCAGCTCTTGCCACCCTGGGCAGAAGTGGTATCGATGAACGGACCGGCATCGTGATGAAAACAGCGGATGAAAAATTGTCAGTCCTCTATACATCTGTTATTAACCAGACCCCCTATGATTTTACGGTGATGGGTGAAAAAGGAGTGGTCACTGTCCATGGACCCTGGTGGCATCAGGATTCCCTCACAATTCATCCGGGAACAGAGAAGCCGGTTGTCAAACATTTTGCTTTTGAGAACCGGGGATATGGCTATATGGCGTCTCACGTTATGACCTGTATCCGAAATGGAAAGACTGAAAGTCCTGTTGTACCCCATACAGAAACACTCACGATTATGAAAGTGATGGATCAGATCCGGCAACAGATAGGATTAAAATATCCTGGTGAGGCCTGA
- the pruA gene encoding L-glutamate gamma-semialdehyde dehydrogenase yields the protein MSNGIFKVPTAVNEPILSYAPGSPERVRLEKKLKELKKTTIEIPLIIGGKEVQTGNLERCHIPHDHHHDLGVFHQAGEKEIDMAVKAAAEAWKKWSEMPWEDRAAIFKRMAVLLSGPYRELLNAATMLGQSKSVFQAEIDSACELIDFFNFNADYMCQIYKDQPPYNTKETWNRLEYRALEGFIFAVTPFNFTSIAGNLPTSPALMGNTVLWKPASSAVYSAYFLMKLFKEAGLPDGVINFIPGKGSVVGRLVMENENLAGIHFTGSTAVFQSMWKTVGNNIANYKTYPRIVGETGGKDFIFAHASADPDELITAMVRGAFEYQGQKCSAASRAYIPESLWNTIKDKYVETVKSIPMGDPTDLKNFMGAVIDEAAFKNITKYIDLARESREAEFVTGGNYDDFKGWFIEPTTILTTNPKFITMEEEIFGPVITLYIYKDDAYEETLKLCDETSPYALTGAVFGKDRFAIRQAEKLLRHAAGNFYINDKPTGAVVGQQPFGGSRASGTNDKAGSPMNLMRWVSMRAIKENFLPPKDYRYPHMD from the coding sequence ATGAGTAATGGAATATTTAAAGTTCCGACGGCAGTCAATGAGCCGATTTTATCTTATGCTCCTGGAAGTCCGGAGCGTGTTCGTCTGGAGAAAAAGCTTAAAGAATTAAAAAAAACAACAATAGAAATTCCCCTAATCATCGGGGGTAAAGAAGTCCAAACCGGAAACCTGGAAAGATGTCACATACCTCATGATCATCACCATGATCTGGGCGTGTTTCATCAGGCCGGTGAAAAAGAAATTGATATGGCAGTGAAGGCTGCTGCAGAAGCCTGGAAAAAATGGTCCGAAATGCCCTGGGAAGACCGGGCAGCAATTTTTAAACGCATGGCTGTTCTTTTATCCGGTCCATACAGAGAATTGCTGAATGCCGCCACCATGCTTGGCCAGAGTAAATCCGTCTTTCAAGCAGAAATTGACAGTGCGTGTGAACTCATTGATTTTTTCAATTTCAATGCTGATTACATGTGCCAGATTTATAAAGATCAACCCCCCTACAATACGAAGGAAACCTGGAACCGCTTGGAATACAGGGCCCTTGAAGGATTCATCTTTGCGGTTACACCATTTAATTTCACATCCATCGCCGGTAATCTTCCTACATCTCCCGCTCTTATGGGAAATACGGTCCTTTGGAAACCGGCTTCTTCAGCGGTTTATTCGGCTTATTTCCTGATGAAACTCTTCAAAGAGGCTGGATTGCCCGATGGAGTCATCAATTTTATTCCCGGAAAAGGCTCTGTGGTGGGTCGACTGGTGATGGAAAATGAAAATCTGGCTGGTATCCATTTCACGGGATCTACAGCTGTTTTTCAAAGTATGTGGAAAACGGTGGGAAATAATATCGCCAATTATAAAACATACCCACGCATCGTCGGTGAAACAGGCGGAAAAGATTTTATCTTTGCTCATGCGTCTGCGGATCCTGATGAATTGATTACAGCCATGGTCCGGGGGGCTTTTGAATATCAGGGACAAAAATGTTCCGCCGCATCCAGAGCATATATACCTGAATCCCTTTGGAATACCATAAAAGATAAATACGTGGAAACAGTCAAATCTATTCCCATGGGAGATCCTACAGATCTGAAGAATTTTATGGGAGCAGTGATTGATGAAGCTGCTTTTAAAAACATTACAAAATACATAGACCTGGCCCGAGAATCCCGTGAGGCGGAATTTGTAACCGGTGGCAACTATGATGATTTTAAGGGATGGTTTATCGAACCCACAACGATACTGACGACAAATCCTAAATTTATCACAATGGAAGAGGAAATCTTCGGGCCGGTCATCACCCTTTACATATATAAAGACGATGCCTATGAAGAGACGCTCAAACTCTGTGATGAAACTAGTCCGTATGCTTTGACGGGAGCTGTCTTTGGAAAGGACAGATTTGCTATCCGGCAGGCAGAGAAACTTTTACGTCATGCCGCAGGTAATTTTTACATCAACGATAAGCCAACCGGAGCAGTTGTCGGACAACAGCCTTTCGGAGGGTCAAGGGCATCCGGTACAAATGACAAAGCCGGCTCACCCATGAATCTTATGCGCTGGGTCTCTATGAGGGCTATCAAAGAAAACTTTCTGCCGCCGAAAGACTATCGATATCCGCATATGGATTGA
- a CDS encoding NAD(P)(+) transhydrogenase (Re/Si-specific) subunit beta yields the protein MNIDQLINLVYILAALLFIIGVKKLSSPQTARQGNGLSSLGMLLAVVATLWHQDIIGYEWIIVGLLAGAVIGTISARVVKMTAMPEMVALFNGSGGIASLLVGWSVYHVGSSLIPSTTIPIILSVLIGGVTFTGSLIAWAKLSEVIDGKPHIFKGQHILNVLILLILLAAGIFLVIKPVGMFWGTDLSMYWIFILLVLVSGILGVLMVIPIGGADMPVVISLLNSFSGLAAAAAGFVISNNVLIVSGALVGASGIILTQIMSKAMNRSLGNILFSGFGSVVSSEGSSEQGDVKPITVEDAYLILEAARSVVIIPGYGMAVAQAQHVVRELAELMEKNGTEVNFAIHPVAGRMPGHMNVLLAEANVDYDKLREMDDINPTMPTVDVAIVIGANDVVNPAAREDQSSPIYGMPIINADYARTVFVLKRSMRPGFAGIENPLFFKENTRMLFGDAKHSIQGLVAEFKS from the coding sequence ATGAATATTGATCAACTGATTAATCTGGTGTATATCCTGGCGGCCCTTCTTTTTATTATCGGTGTCAAGAAACTCAGTTCCCCCCAAACTGCCCGTCAGGGGAATGGCCTTTCATCCCTGGGTATGTTATTGGCCGTTGTTGCAACATTGTGGCATCAGGATATTATTGGTTATGAATGGATTATTGTGGGACTCCTGGCCGGTGCCGTGATAGGAACAATCAGTGCCCGGGTTGTTAAAATGACAGCCATGCCGGAAATGGTGGCCCTATTTAACGGGTCCGGCGGGATTGCCAGTCTGCTGGTAGGGTGGAGTGTCTATCATGTAGGAAGTTCTCTGATACCCTCTACGACTATTCCCATTATTTTATCTGTCCTCATTGGGGGTGTCACCTTTACAGGAAGTCTCATAGCATGGGCAAAATTATCCGAGGTTATTGATGGGAAACCACATATTTTCAAGGGACAGCATATTCTAAATGTTTTGATACTTTTAATCCTGCTGGCAGCGGGTATTTTTCTGGTGATTAAGCCTGTTGGAATGTTCTGGGGTACAGATTTGTCCATGTACTGGATTTTTATTTTGCTGGTGCTTGTCTCAGGTATTTTAGGTGTGTTGATGGTAATTCCCATTGGTGGCGCAGATATGCCGGTTGTGATATCCCTCTTGAATTCTTTTTCCGGTCTTGCCGCCGCTGCCGCCGGTTTTGTGATCAGTAATAACGTTCTGATTGTATCCGGAGCTCTCGTAGGTGCCAGCGGAATTATTCTTACACAAATTATGTCCAAAGCCATGAACCGGAGTCTCGGAAATATCCTGTTCAGTGGTTTCGGATCGGTTGTATCCAGTGAAGGATCATCCGAACAGGGCGATGTGAAACCCATTACCGTTGAAGATGCTTATCTGATACTTGAGGCAGCCCGTTCAGTTGTGATCATTCCCGGTTATGGGATGGCGGTAGCTCAGGCTCAGCATGTCGTGCGTGAATTGGCGGAACTGATGGAAAAAAATGGAACGGAAGTGAATTTTGCCATCCATCCAGTGGCGGGCCGGATGCCGGGACACATGAATGTCCTCCTGGCGGAAGCCAATGTGGACTATGATAAACTGCGTGAAATGGATGATATCAATCCTACCATGCCCACGGTGGATGTTGCAATCGTCATTGGTGCCAATGACGTTGTGAATCCAGCCGCCCGGGAAGATCAAAGTAGTCCCATATACGGCATGCCGATTATTAATGCTGATTATGCGCGAACCGTCTTTGTGTTGAAACGATCCATGCGTCCGGGTTTTGCCGGTATTGAAAATCCTCTTTTCTTCAAGGAAAATACGCGCATGCTCTTTGGAGATGCCAAACATTCCATTCAGGGACTGGTGGCAGAATTTAAAAGTTGA
- a CDS encoding NAD(P) transhydrogenase subunit alpha, with amino-acid sequence MEFIYLIFILMLAIVAGFELISKVPATLHTPLMSGSNAISGITLVGALISAGSANETVTIILGTLAVTFATINVVGGYLVTDRMLAMFKKKKEGEDKS; translated from the coding sequence ATGGAATTCATTTATCTCATATTCATTTTGATGCTGGCGATTGTTGCCGGGTTTGAACTGATTTCCAAAGTACCGGCGACCCTGCATACCCCCTTGATGTCCGGCAGTAATGCTATCTCAGGGATTACACTGGTGGGTGCGCTGATTTCTGCTGGTTCAGCCAATGAAACGGTCACCATCATTTTGGGGACACTGGCTGTAACGTTTGCTACCATCAACGTGGTAGGCGGATACCTTGTAACAGACCGCATGCTGGCCATGTTTAAGAAGAAAAAAGAGGGGGAGGATAAATCATGA
- the folE gene encoding GTP cyclohydrolase I FolE, whose protein sequence is MSNPRIKKLEAITLDLLKEIGEDPQRDGLLKTPYRVAKSWEFLSKGYEMKLKDIINDAIYDEESRGMVVVRDIDFFSLCEHHMLPFFGVAHVGYIPNGKVLGLSKIPRIVEMYSRRLQIQERMTRQIAEALWNTVHPIGVGVVIEGQHMCMQMRGVEKKNSYTTTSTVLGEFHDDPETRAEFLTMISKKTFG, encoded by the coding sequence ATGAGTAATCCCCGCATAAAAAAACTCGAAGCCATCACCCTGGATCTGTTAAAAGAAATCGGCGAAGACCCACAACGGGATGGATTGTTAAAAACACCATACCGTGTAGCGAAGTCCTGGGAATTTCTTTCAAAAGGCTATGAAATGAAGCTTAAGGATATTATCAACGATGCCATCTATGATGAAGAATCCCGGGGTATGGTTGTGGTCCGTGATATAGATTTTTTCTCCCTGTGTGAACATCACATGTTGCCTTTTTTTGGTGTCGCCCATGTAGGATACATTCCCAACGGAAAGGTTTTGGGGCTCAGTAAAATTCCCCGGATTGTCGAAATGTATTCCCGTCGTTTGCAAATTCAGGAACGCATGACCCGCCAGATTGCAGAAGCACTTTGGAACACGGTGCATCCCATTGGTGTGGGGGTGGTTATTGAAGGTCAGCATATGTGCATGCAAATGCGGGGTGTTGAAAAGAAAAATTCCTATACAACAACCTCTACAGTTCTTGGGGAATTTCACGATGATCCGGAAACCCGGGCAGAATTTCTTACGATGATCTCTAAAAAAACCTTCGGTTAG
- the metK gene encoding methionine adenosyltransferase has translation MRITYFTSESVTEGHPDKICDQISDSILDSILEKDKEARVACETLVTTGLVMVVGEITTECYVDIPEVVRKTLKRIGYDSYDSGLSYENCAVIESIHPQSPDIKKGVDETEGHEQGAGDQGLMFGFACRETPELMPLPISLAHKLTLRMSTLRKEGELLWALPDGKSQVTVEYHDGVPARVSSVVIAIHHRKDADTDKIRKDITNMVIKPVLGNLMDNETTLHINATGRFEMGGPQADAGVTGRKIIVDTYGGYARHGGGAFSGKDPSKVDRSATYMARYIAKNLVAAGLADSCEIQLAYSIGVAEPVSVFVETFGTGKLPDHQLADIARKEFPLKPHQIIDYLDLKRPVYRKTAAYGHFGREDCGFSWEKTDKAEELKKYLS, from the coding sequence TTGCGTATTACATACTTCACCTCTGAATCTGTCACAGAAGGTCATCCTGATAAAATATGCGATCAGATTTCCGATTCCATTCTGGATTCCATCCTGGAAAAAGATAAAGAAGCCAGGGTCGCCTGTGAAACCCTGGTGACAACCGGACTTGTCATGGTCGTTGGTGAAATCACCACCGAATGTTATGTAGACATTCCGGAAGTTGTCCGGAAAACCCTGAAACGCATCGGGTATGATAGTTATGACAGTGGACTCAGCTATGAAAACTGCGCGGTCATTGAATCCATCCATCCACAATCTCCTGATATAAAAAAGGGCGTTGACGAAACAGAAGGTCACGAGCAGGGTGCGGGAGATCAGGGACTCATGTTCGGTTTTGCCTGCAGGGAAACACCGGAATTGATGCCTCTCCCCATTTCGTTGGCACATAAACTGACACTCCGGATGTCCACCCTACGCAAAGAAGGGGAACTGCTCTGGGCACTTCCTGACGGAAAAAGCCAGGTGACTGTGGAATATCACGATGGGGTGCCTGCCCGGGTCAGCTCGGTGGTTATCGCCATTCATCACCGGAAAGATGCCGACACAGATAAAATCCGCAAGGATATCACCAACATGGTCATCAAACCAGTCCTGGGTAATCTGATGGACAATGAAACCACACTGCATATCAATGCCACCGGCCGGTTTGAAATGGGCGGACCCCAGGCGGATGCCGGTGTGACAGGACGGAAAATTATTGTAGATACCTACGGAGGATATGCCCGTCACGGCGGCGGTGCCTTCTCCGGAAAAGATCCCTCCAAAGTGGACCGGTCCGCTACCTATATGGCCCGGTACATTGCAAAGAATCTCGTGGCAGCCGGACTGGCAGACAGTTGTGAAATTCAACTGGCTTATTCCATCGGTGTAGCCGAGCCCGTGTCCGTCTTTGTTGAAACCTTTGGCACCGGAAAACTCCCGGATCATCAACTGGCAGACATTGCCAGGAAGGAATTCCCCCTGAAGCCTCATCAGATCATTGATTATCTGGATCTGAAGCGTCCGGTTTACCGGAAAACTGCAGCCTATGGCCATTTTGGCCGTGAAGATTGTGGCTTCAGCTGGGAAAAAACAGATAAGGCAGAGGAACTCAAAAAATATCTTTCCTGA
- a CDS encoding RsmB/NOP family class I SAM-dependent RNA methyltransferase yields MNIPLLLTLVTELYQQASKESSQPADQIVHYYFKQRHFLGKRDRRAISELFWHVMRHKSRLEWHSAEVASPTMSTTIPVEELVIWAYRDLYPTSPAPDFRKEDAISQAWRHTEKNKMEKNPPDPVTYSLPEWMWTELEEIFDHETLHATATSLLKPAGIHLRVNTLKAKVKDVIQACPEYTIRKGNLLPEALRMQGNPDIRHHRIFRQGWVEIQDEGSQLITRLIQPQAGDCILDACAGAGGKSLHLAALTQNQARIIATDKYPERLMELMHRAARTEARIQVMDQKEVFKTLQGKADIVFLDVPCSGSGTFRRRPDLKWNLTPGIIQNYVEMQRKILEENIPLMKPGGRLIYATCSILPEENEGQMEYIMKTWPHLNPVPISDMIQDLDLPLKPSKTPWLRISPQDFDTDGYFVGIMK; encoded by the coding sequence ATGAACATTCCACTCCTGCTCACTCTGGTCACCGAGCTGTATCAGCAGGCTTCCAAAGAATCCAGTCAGCCGGCAGATCAAATTGTACACTACTATTTTAAACAAAGGCATTTTTTAGGAAAAAGGGATCGCAGGGCGATATCAGAATTATTCTGGCATGTGATGCGTCACAAGTCGCGTTTGGAGTGGCATTCTGCCGAAGTTGCATCTCCTACCATGAGCACCACCATACCTGTGGAAGAGCTGGTGATTTGGGCTTACCGGGATCTTTACCCCACATCTCCGGCACCGGACTTCCGGAAAGAGGATGCTATTAGTCAGGCGTGGAGACATACAGAAAAAAATAAAATGGAGAAAAACCCTCCGGATCCTGTCACTTACAGCCTCCCGGAATGGATGTGGACTGAGCTGGAGGAAATTTTTGACCATGAGACATTACATGCCACTGCCACATCTCTATTAAAACCGGCGGGGATTCATCTTCGGGTAAATACACTAAAAGCAAAGGTTAAGGATGTCATACAGGCCTGTCCGGAATACACCATCCGTAAGGGTAACCTTTTGCCGGAAGCCCTTCGAATGCAAGGGAACCCGGATATCAGACATCACAGAATATTCAGGCAGGGATGGGTTGAAATTCAGGATGAGGGGAGTCAGCTTATTACCCGTTTAATTCAACCTCAGGCGGGAGATTGCATCCTCGATGCCTGTGCCGGAGCCGGAGGAAAATCTCTCCACCTTGCAGCCCTCACTCAAAATCAGGCCCGGATTATTGCCACCGATAAATATCCTGAACGGCTGATGGAACTCATGCACAGGGCAGCCCGTACAGAGGCCCGTATTCAGGTGATGGACCAGAAAGAAGTTTTCAAAACCCTTCAGGGCAAGGCAGATATAGTTTTTCTGGATGTGCCCTGCAGTGGGAGCGGTACTTTCAGGCGTCGGCCGGACCTGAAATGGAATCTGACCCCGGGGATTATCCAAAACTACGTGGAAATGCAACGAAAAATACTTGAAGAAAACATACCGCTGATGAAACCGGGTGGACGCCTTATATACGCAACCTGCTCCATCCTGCCCGAAGAAAATGAAGGACAAATGGAGTATATTATGAAAACCTGGCCTCATTTAAATCCGGTACCAATTTCAGATATGATTCAGGACCTGGATTTGCCACTGAAACCTTCAAAAACCCCCTGGCTCAGGATTAGTCCACAGGATTTTGATACTGATGGATATTTTGTGGGTATCATGAAATGA
- a CDS encoding sugar phosphate nucleotidyltransferase: MKAIIPAAGIGTRLRPHTLTRPKVMLNVAGKPIIGHIADTLTEAGIHQLSIIVGYKKERVMDYFKGKEGLQCEFPEQKEMLGLGHAVLYGLEETDEPVLIILGDTIINTDYKTFISRETHTLGVVQVDDPRRFGIVETNEEGHVLSMVEKPENPPGNLAIAGLYLIRNQGMLKEAIEKLVRDQQKTRGEYQLTDALKIMMDQGEIFTAAEIDSWLDCGKQETLLETNRLILEQKGSRPGNAKNCAIIPPVYISDDASVKNSVIGPYVSIGAGADICGSVIRDSIIYEEADIEHALLSGAIIGQKTICKGRLKPVNLGDFSESFE; this comes from the coding sequence ATGAAAGCAATCATACCCGCTGCCGGGATCGGAACCCGTCTGCGCCCCCATACACTTACACGTCCTAAAGTCATGCTCAATGTGGCCGGAAAACCCATCATCGGACATATTGCCGATACACTGACGGAAGCCGGCATTCACCAATTATCGATTATCGTCGGATATAAAAAAGAACGGGTGATGGATTATTTTAAAGGTAAAGAGGGACTCCAATGTGAGTTTCCGGAACAGAAAGAGATGCTGGGACTGGGTCATGCTGTATTATACGGACTGGAAGAGACGGATGAACCCGTATTGATCATACTCGGCGACACCATCATTAATACAGATTACAAGACATTCATCTCCCGGGAGACCCATACACTGGGTGTCGTTCAGGTGGATGATCCCAGACGTTTTGGCATAGTAGAAACCAATGAAGAGGGGCATGTGCTTTCCATGGTGGAAAAACCGGAAAACCCGCCGGGAAATCTGGCGATTGCGGGACTCTACCTGATCCGGAATCAGGGAATGCTGAAAGAAGCCATCGAAAAGCTGGTCCGGGACCAACAAAAAACCCGGGGAGAATACCAGCTTACGGACGCCCTCAAAATCATGATGGATCAGGGAGAAATATTTACCGCCGCCGAAATAGACAGCTGGCTGGATTGCGGAAAACAGGAAACCCTGCTGGAAACAAACCGCCTGATCCTGGAACAGAAAGGCTCCCGGCCTGGAAATGCCAAAAATTGCGCCATTATCCCCCCCGTGTATATTTCAGATGATGCCTCCGTGAAAAATTCCGTAATCGGTCCCTATGTATCCATCGGAGCCGGAGCCGATATATGCGGCTCTGTCATCCGGGATTCCATTATTTATGAAGAAGCCGACATCGAACATGCCCTTCTATCAGGAGCCATCATCGGTCAGAAAACCATCTGCAAGGGCCGGTTAAAACCAGTGAATCTGGGAGATTTTTCAGAATCTTTTGAATAA
- a CDS encoding 6-carboxytetrahydropterin synthase, with amino-acid sequence MIYLTKRVTFSASHVLRNPDFDDKTNQDIYGKCSWPHGHGHNYILEVTVQGHIPKETGMIIDLKKLKLIIHESIVDKLDHKFLNTDVPFLKGVIPTSENLIVLIWKELEKVLEPGMLYELKLWETENNWVVYRGE; translated from the coding sequence ATGATCTACCTGACAAAACGGGTGACTTTTTCAGCGTCTCATGTACTCCGGAATCCGGATTTTGACGATAAAACCAATCAGGATATATACGGTAAATGCAGCTGGCCTCACGGCCATGGGCATAATTATATCCTCGAAGTCACCGTACAGGGACACATCCCTAAAGAAACGGGCATGATCATCGATTTAAAAAAGCTGAAACTCATCATTCATGAAAGTATTGTAGATAAACTGGACCACAAATTCCTGAACACGGATGTCCCGTTCCTGAAAGGAGTCATCCCCACATCAGAAAATCTGATTGTATTGATCTGGAAAGAACTGGAAAAGGTTTTGGAACCAGGAATGCTGTATGAGCTGAAACTGTGGGAGACAGAAAACAATTGGGTTGTTTATCGTGGAGAATAG
- a CDS encoding Re/Si-specific NAD(P)(+) transhydrogenase subunit alpha produces MVIGVMKEPAGETRIALLPEHVQKLIDSGKHEVLVEKGFGESLFLPDGDYVKAGATVTDRDTLLKKASVYVRINPPDSELIQKIPKGNVWISYLDPVNRKKTIEALAQKGVKALSLEFIPRSTYAQKMDALSSQASLAGYEAVILAAERLNKIFPMMMTPAGTIQPARVFVIGAGVAGLQAIATAKRLGARVEAFDTRPVVEDEVRSLGAKFVKIDLGETGQTKDGYAKELTEEQLEKQRQLMAKHCTLSDVVITTAQVFGRKAPLIVTREIIEKMKKGSVIVDLAVESGGNVEGSKPGEDVMIHDVTIVGVRNVPGRVPVDASRMLSGNFTALLTHLMDSETGDLKSLSDDEIFQSICLTRDGEVIHETLKKMWSK; encoded by the coding sequence ATGGTAATTGGAGTAATGAAAGAACCGGCTGGAGAGACGCGAATCGCTCTTCTGCCTGAACATGTACAAAAGCTGATTGATTCAGGGAAACACGAAGTGCTTGTTGAAAAAGGTTTTGGTGAATCCCTTTTTCTGCCGGATGGAGATTATGTAAAGGCAGGAGCGACGGTCACAGACCGGGATACCCTTTTAAAAAAGGCTTCTGTTTATGTACGGATCAATCCCCCTGATAGTGAATTGATTCAAAAAATTCCCAAAGGGAATGTATGGATCAGCTATCTGGATCCGGTGAATCGAAAAAAAACAATTGAAGCATTGGCCCAGAAGGGTGTAAAGGCTTTAAGTCTGGAGTTTATTCCCCGAAGTACCTATGCCCAGAAAATGGATGCTCTGAGTTCCCAGGCAAGTCTTGCAGGGTATGAAGCCGTAATTCTTGCGGCTGAACGGTTGAATAAAATTTTTCCCATGATGATGACACCGGCAGGAACGATCCAGCCGGCCCGAGTATTTGTGATAGGGGCCGGAGTCGCCGGTTTGCAGGCCATCGCAACAGCCAAGCGGCTTGGAGCCCGCGTTGAAGCCTTCGATACGCGCCCGGTTGTGGAGGATGAAGTCCGCTCACTGGGAGCAAAATTTGTTAAAATTGATCTGGGAGAAACGGGTCAGACAAAAGACGGATATGCAAAAGAGCTTACGGAAGAGCAATTGGAAAAGCAGCGACAACTGATGGCCAAGCATTGTACTTTGTCGGATGTTGTCATTACGACAGCTCAGGTGTTTGGCCGAAAAGCCCCCTTGATTGTCACCCGGGAAATTATTGAAAAGATGAAAAAGGGGAGTGTCATTGTGGATTTGGCTGTTGAGTCCGGGGGTAATGTAGAAGGTTCGAAACCTGGAGAGGATGTCATGATACATGATGTCACGATTGTGGGTGTACGAAATGTCCCGGGGCGCGTGCCCGTGGATGCCAGCCGGATGCTGAGTGGGAATTTCACAGCCCTTCTGACACATCTTATGGATTCTGAAACCGGGGATTTGAAATCTCTGTCAGATGATGAAATTTTCCAATCGATTTGCCTTACCCGGGATGGTGAGGTGATCCATGAAACGCTGAAAAAAATGTGGAGTAAATAA